Proteins encoded by one window of Aspergillus puulaauensis MK2 DNA, chromosome 4, nearly complete sequence:
- a CDS encoding uncharacterized protein (COG:S;~EggNog:ENOG410PS1X): MAPRPDLYPLKTPKNLTFPSELQEYLRPANAEPARCNDGKGPSVPPPLAYTEFLKALSPVFGSPPASANTAYSGYSMNKQLPSPQSLPSTASTTSSFPGDASARPASRTHARTRSGPPTPMNAPRSAAEHNHLRRLRPSPSYPYSPTVVMDSPRSAHPARSPYLPLERRVRYVESPTSATSRSITIQHVVTQTVTLKRVPSLAPPPKGKRRRTAQAKQ, translated from the coding sequence ATGGCACCTCGACCAGATCTCTACCCTCTCAAGACTCCAAAGAACCTCACATTCCCATCGGAGCTCCAAGAGTATCTTCGCCCTGCCAATGCAGAGCCAGCTCGATGCAACGATGGCAAAGGCCCATCAGTGCCACCACCTCTTGCATACACAGAGTTCTTGAAAGCCCTCAGCCCAGTATTCGGCAGTCCCCCAGCATCCGCCAATACTGCATACTCAGGCTACTCCATGAACAAGCAACTCCCATCACCGCAATCCCTcccctcaacagcctcaaccacCTCCTCTTTCCCCGGTGATGCCTCAGCCAGACCAGCATCAAGAACCCATGCTCGCACACGCTCAGGGCCTCCTACTCCTATGAATGCTCCTCGCTCTGCAGCTGAGCACAACCATCTCCGTCGTCTGAGACCATCGCCGTCCTACCCGTACTCACCTACGGTTGTCATGGACTCGCCCAGGAGCGCGCACCCAGCCCGCTCCCCATATCTGCCTCTGGAGCGGAGAGTGCGCTACGTTGAGTCTCCCACAAGTGCAACGTCAAGGTCCATCACTATCCAACATGTCGTTACGCAGACTGTGACCCTCAAGCGTGTGCCTTCCCTTGCGCCTCCGCCCAAGGGCAAGCGAAGAAGGACGGCCCAGGCTAAGCAATGA
- a CDS encoding vWFA and PH domain-containing RING finger protein (COG:O;~EggNog:ENOG410PFGQ;~InterPro:IPR001841,IPR011993,IPR001849,IPR002035, IPR036465,IPR013083;~PFAM:PF15411,PF13768,PF00092): MWKHRPPSRSDSKSGTVDSGERGFFGWSKKKSPLSVARPDSPARSPLRPFRSFSRSDRPDSSFSSHTAASRSRAPSTVTAGSYYSEAPRSTSKLNPHSDNTISRTNTHLTVNSKTGTSMAGLMDVDRSRSRRERTFVGSECAVCEEPLEHTLRGERILQFSCAHVAHEACFYEYLREIEGQFCPTCDAPLGLDSTRGGNVLDIEKLSNIVRSVNSDAATQRSGLTTPTPWDSVTSRQNPPSEVGSRPYNRDSRDPYNRRDSKDTGSQRERIERLTSGSRQQHSRNGSAAGSSGEYHERRHDYDVQAMESDLSPRTAPTTKNPIPAPTVTIRSEFPTLNRSRQQQSLTCLITVEMPEGNWRPDAEDLRSGSTTNSQPKDEPYPSRFPPIPEPRSAASFEPQENLEETAEDLRTKVDNWHGLEFQRFGKLRLHGHMRVGKDRESWQELECYLFQEMLICVKEKRMPDHQYDPQLPKPRPRCTLKGSILIKKHLKSIEDLPDEPILTLHLSVSELPCFYLRFPNRNQLDMWRRALLDFNAVDFLRSPELDFDRQSGAEDDDYRTGNMKRQASLNSSYGAARSNITAITDYTNMGVEASPLQSVHIPVDIVVVIPVSSSMQGLKITLLRDTLKFLVQNLGPRDRMGLVTFGSSGGGVPLVGMTTKSWAGWSKILSSIRPVGQKSLRADVVEGANVAMDLLMQRKSSNPVSSILLISDSSTSDPESVDFVVSRAEAAKVGIHSFGLGLTHKPDTMIELSTRTKGSYLYVKDWMMLRECVAGCLGAIQTTSHQNVKLKLRLPEGSPAKFVKISGALHTTKRATGRDAEAALGDLRFGDKRDVLVQLVIPPDTATHESPPQDPWESLVSGLEALGGVSDGDEQRVLSVEEVPLIQADLTYGDLLRDGHLTHSPRPSLLAITMLPPNPRYKGSGRPSTPPIPPHPSIVQRRMELLTSDMLTRALTLASRAQHDRAQHLLKETRGILKGLGKGSLPPLPPPAQKSPSDPESRGDTPTSGSPKSSNFDSQSSTASDTATITPVAAVDTQTMMALDGDLESALEWINHPAVFGRDSRKAVLQSIGVISSQRAYTFRSPSEGHWAQRITGVRRLIERSRDWRETGDDALTEE; encoded by the exons ATGTGGAAACACCGTCCCCCATCGCGATCCGATTCAAAGTCCGGGACCGTCGATTCAGGCGAACGTGGTTTCTTTggctggtcgaagaagaagtctcCGCTTT CCGTTGCGCGTCCGGATTCCCCCGCTCGTTCGCCTTTACGGCCTTTTCGCTCTTTTTCCCGTTCAGATCGTCCGGACAGCAGTTTTTCCAGCCACACTGCAGCTTCACGGTCTCGCGCTCCTTCGACGGTAACTGCTGGCTCCTATTACTCCGAAGCTCCCAGGTCCACCTCGAAATTAAACCCTCACTCTGACAATACAATCTCGAGGACAAACACACATCTGACCGTAAACTCGAAGACTGGGACGTCAATGGCTGGTTTGATGGATGTTGACCGCAGCCGCTCGCGGCGGGAGCGCACATTTGTCGGCAGCGAATGTGCTGTCTGCGAAGAGCCGCTGGAACACACCCTGCGTGGCGAGCGCATACTCCAATTTTCGTGTGCCCATGTGGCTCACGAGGCTTGTTTCTACGAATACCTGCGTGAAATCGAGGGTCAATTCTGTCCGACATGTGATGCACCATTGGGGCTTGACTCAACGCGAGGAGGCAACGTGCTAGACATTG AAAAACTAAGTAATATTGTCCGCTCTGTGAACAGCGATGCCGCGACTCAGCGGAGTGGGTTGACTACCCCCACGCCGTGGGACTCTGTTACTAGCCGACAAAACCCTCCGAGTGAAGTAGGAAGTCGGCCGTATAACCGCGACAGCCGGGATCCATACAACCGACGGGATAGCAAGGACACCGGAAGTCAGCGTGAACGGATTGAGCGTCTGACCTCAGGATCCCGCCAACAGCATTCTCGGAACGGCAGCGCTGCTGGGTCCTCGGGCGAATACCATGAGCGTCGCCACGACTATGACGTTCAAGCCATGGAGTCGGACCTGAGCCCTCGCACGGCCCCGACTACGAAGAACCCCATTCCGGCACCCACAGTCACCATCCGCAGCGAGTTCCCGACACTCAACCGGTCCCGTCAACAGCAGTCGCTCACCTGCTTGATTACGGTTGAGATGCCAGAGGGGAACTGGCGTCCAGATGCGGAGGACCTGCGAAGTGGCTCGACGACAAATTCGCAACCTAAAGATGAACCGTATCCATCTCGCTTCCCACCTATCCCAGAGCCAAGGTCTGCTGCGTCTTTCGAACCTCAAGAGAACCTCGAGGAGACTGCGGAAGACCTCAGGACCAAGGTGGACAACTGGCATGGTTTAGAATTCCAACG ATTTGGCAAACTTCGCTTGCATGGCCACATGCGGGTGGGCAAGGACCGTGAATCATGGCAGGAGCTGGAGTGCTATCTGTTCCAAGAAATGCTCATTTGtgtcaaggagaagcggATGCCAGACCACCAATACGATCCTCAACTACCGAAGCCTCGTCCTCGATGCACACTGAAGGGCTCGATTCTGATCAAGAAGCACTTGAAAAGCATTGAAGACCTTCCTG ATGAACCTATTCTCACCTTACACCTATCTGTCAGCGAACTGCCCTGCTTTTATCTTCGCTTCCCCAATCGGAACCAGTTGGACATGTGGCGTCGTGCCCTTTTGGACTTCAACGCTGTTGATTTCCTTCGGAGCCCCGAGCTTGACTTTGATCGCCAATCCGGggcagaggatgatgactACCGAACTGGAAATATGAAGCGACAAGCGTCGTTGAACTCCTCGTATGGCGCGGCGCGGTCAAACATCACTGCCATTACTGACTACACAAACATGGGCGTGGAGGCTTCGCCGCTTCAGTCAGTCCATATTCCGGTAGACATCGTGGTAGTGATTCCTGTGTCTTCGTCTATGCAAGGCCTGAAGATTACACTTCTCCGCGACACTCTCAAGTTCCTTGTCCAAAATCTCGGACCCCGCGACCGCATGGGTTTGGTGACCTTTGGTTCTAGTGGAGGAGGGGTGCCGTTGGTTGGAATGACAACAAAGTCCTGGGCCGGTTGGTCTAAAATCCTGAGCTCTATTCGACCTGTTGGACAGAAGAGCCTGCGGGCGGACGTGGTTGAAGGGGCCAATGTAGCAATGGACCTGCTAATGCAGCGAAAGTCGTCGAACCCGGTCTCAAGTATCCTTTTGATCAGCGACTCGTCGACTTCTGACCCTGAAAGTGTGGATTTCGTCGTATCTagagctgaagctgccaA GGTTGGAATTCATTCTTTCGGACTCGGATTAACGCACAAGCCGGACACGATGATTGAGCTGTCGACACGGACAAAAGGCTCATATCTTTATGTGAAGGACTGGATGATGCTGAGAGAATGTGTCGCCGGCTGCCTTGGCGCCATCCAGACAACGTCACACCAGAATGTGAAATTAAAGCTGCGACTACCGGAGGGCTCCCCAGCCAAGTTCGTCAAGATCAGCGGAGCATTGCATACAACCAAGCGAGCCACAGGACGcgatgctgaggctgctCTTGGAGACTTGCGTTTTGGCGACAAGCGGGATGTTCTTGTACAACTGGTAATTCCACCAGATACAGCGACCCATGAATCACCCCCGCAGGACCCTTGGGAAAGTTTGGTGTCCGGGCTGGAAGCCCTAGGAGGCGTTTCTGATGGCGATGAGCAACGTGTTCTAAGCGTAGAGGAGGTCCCGCTGATTCAAGCAGACCTGACCTACGGAGACTTGCTTCGGGATGGCCATCTGACACATTCACCACGCCCATCACTCCTGGCGATCACCATGCTCCCGCCGAACCCTCGGTACAAGGGCAGTGGAAGGCCGAGCACCCCTCCTATCCCTCCTCACCCGTCCATCGTTCAACGTCGCATGGAGCTGCTCACTTCAGACATGCTGACACGTGCTCTGACACTTGCTTCCCGTGCACAGCACGACCGAGCCCAGCATTTGTTGAAAGAGACCCGGGGTATCCTCAAAGGCCTAGGCAAAGGCAGCCTCCCTCCGCTGCCTCCACCTGCACAGAAATCTCCCAGCGACCCAGAATCCCGCGGCGATACACCCACCTCGGGCTCTCCCAAATCGTCGAACTTCGACAGCCAGTCGTCGACTGCTTCTGACACTGCCACCATCACTCCCGTCGCAGCAGTGGACACCCAGACCATGATGGCTCTTGATGGCGACCTCGAGTCTGCCTTGGAGTGGATCAACCACCCAGCCGTCTTTGGGCGGGACTCTCGCAAGGCGGTGCTGCAAAGCATCGGCGTGATCTCGTCACAGCGAGCATACACCTTCCGCTCGCCCTCCGAAGGACACTGGGCGCAGCGCATTACGGGCGTGCGACGGCTGATCGAGCGCTCAAGAGACTGGCGCGAAACCGGTGACGACGCATTGACCGAAGAATAA
- a CDS encoding uncharacterized protein (TransMembrane:1 (o198-219i)) encodes MLWSTEETRLKTEIEIETTTNSARDVFPSLVGDCFFTSLSCLDARSLRIIVPLWRSVARETKPRQRTRSGPITRTVEPDCWHFLFSGWQHVLRFNAVSWILRYLTEERLCRYGEQTAGTPLEITIETTIKLMSVFFAHLVGDSFFISIPCLGSLNTQQPTLFGVLWRTVARGTGTPLKIKVETTTESTPILFFLDETFLHLLIMSWISGYLGLFVPLWARF; translated from the exons ATGCTATGGAGTACTGAGGAAACCCGTCTGAAGAccgagatcgagatcgagACCACAACTAATTCTGCGCGTGACGTCTTCCCTTCTTTGGTTGGAGACTGTTTCTTCACCTCGTTGTCGTGTCTAGATGCTAGGTCTCTAAGAATCATCGTGCCGCTATGGAGAAGTGTGGCCCGTGAGACGAAACCCCGCCAAAGAACAAGATCGGGACCAATAACCAGAACGGTAGAACCCGACTGTTGGCATTTCCTGTTCTCTGGTTGGCAACATGTTCTTCGCTTCAATGCCGTGTCTTGGATCCTTCGGTATCTAACTGAAGAGCGCCTGTGCCGTTATGGAGAACAGACTGCGGGAACCCCGCTGGAGATCACGATCGAGACCACAATCAAGCTTATGTCCGTCTTCTTCGCTCATCTAGTTGGAGACTCTTTCTTTATATCAATCCCGTGTCTTGGATCTCTGAATACCCAACAGCCAACACTGTTCGGGGTGCTATGGAGAACTGTGGCCCGTGGGACGGGAACCCCGCTGAAGATCAAAGTCGAGACCACGACCGAATCTACACCGATACTCTTCTTTTTGGACGAAAcctttcttcatcttttGATCATGTCTTGGATCTCTGGATATCTAGGACTCTTCGTGCCGCTATGGG CCAGGTTCTAG